Below is a genomic region from Fundulus heteroclitus isolate FHET01 unplaced genomic scaffold, MU-UCD_Fhet_4.1 scaffold_279, whole genome shotgun sequence.
CGGTGGAATGTTTTGGCTTATCACATCTTTGAAGATCAATATTCTTAATTTTCCactaaatatttctttttttataccccatttctaatttaatttttatgcaTGCTTGTAGACATCACCGCATTGAGAGTGACTTTAGGCAGGACATTTTTAAGATTTGAAATCCTCATGCACATTATGCTATGAAGAACTGAGTGTGAATATATCATGGAAAATATTAgacattttctttatatttagcATGTTTTTCTAACATTTAGCAGACTTTCATCAAATTTATAAAGGAAATCATCTGAAAAAAATTCATATTCCAACATTTCAAACATGCTTACCCAGCCTATGCAATCCATCTGTGGTGATGAAGCGGGCTTAGTCATCCTCATCTTAGAAACAGTGACCCAGGTTTGAATGCTGGGTGAgtcaaattttgttttgttaaatctTAATCTAAAATGCTAAACATTAAATCTATAGGTTAACTCTAAACATGCATAttaatgttaaatctaaaatgtgTTGTGGGCTGGCCACAACACATTGTGGCCAATTTTGCCTGCTTCTTTACTCCTGAATACTGGCTGTGTGTCGCTGGACATGTTAGCAAGGATACTTGCATGCTTGTTTTCGGTCCCCAACAAGCCTTCTGTGAAGAGAAAgaatcaaatttattttgtcttcactgtttttttacattgtaaGGATAACTTCAAAGTTTCCACTAACAATCATTTAGTTTCTTGTGAAGGAAGTAAAGCCCTTGCTCAGCTCTGTACAGACAGACTTTTCCTTACACATCCAGAAAGCACTACTGAAGAAAGCTAAAACTATTTCAGAGcatacttattttttaatcagttaaTGAATAGGACTTACAAGAACTGATTTCCACCCTAAAATGAAGATCTGAAGCTTATTTGAGGATGCATGAGCAACAGGAAGGCATTTTGTCTCATGGATCATATTTATTTTAGGACTAGTAAAGAGTCCAACTGTTGAATTTTGCTGCTTCCAGCTGCAAAGGCCAGAGTGTGTCCAGGAGATGGTGTTTGGATAAAATCCTTTTCTTCTCCTGTGATGTTTCTGGTACTGAGATGTTTACAGCTTTCTTTCTCTGCAAAGTTAGAAACAGTACAAAATATTATAATCAGGAACAGctctatcaaaaataaaatcaggtcACCGATCTGCTGTACATTCTGGCACTATACTCAATTTTCCACAGtattaaatgtatgtttatggAGCAACAAATAGCTTAACAATTACACCAAAGATATGTTAAATGTAAGAAATATGGATGCAAATATCACATAATTTCTGACATAATCAAGATAAAATTAATCAATCAAGACATCAAAGTTGTCTAATGGTGCACATTTTGAATGTCAAAAGTATATCAAACTAATTgtttatgaaaaaaacatttgtatttttacgGTATTGTAATACCTTGAAATATTTTCTGAACAGCAGTTGCAGTTTATGTATTTAATGTACAATTGTGTTTCACATCAAGTGTAGCTgtaaaatacttattttaaaaGTGCAGCACCAATTGTACGGATCAAAGGGACAAAATATAGCTAAAATAACTGATTGTACAACCATaatccaaaaaagaaaattcagacCAGTCACTGGAAaatattttctatgtaaaaaatCTCCCACCCAACAATCTTAATGCAATCAATTGTCTACTGAAACATCTACTATATCTGGCCATTGCCATTTATGCAaggcaaacatttttaaaaagcacttttcagtaacaagatgatacaaaatgctgtttgtAAGCAGCATACTGTATAAAAGGCCTGtttagaataaataataaatgttacttttatacaacaaaaatgttgatgttttcaTTCGCAGATCTTTGTCTCACTGATTACTGTATGACCACTGTTCCCATAATGCTCTACATCTCACACAATGTATTGCCTGTATGCTTCAAGTAAAGCTGTTCTTAAAAGTCCATGGCATCCCGTGTACTCAGACATTTACCTTCCTTGTCGAACTCAAATTCATATTCACTTCAACTAAATCAATTACAGAGAACCTAGAGGAAAATTGGTGATTTAACCAACAAGTTAAATTGTAAACATAAGCTCTCTgtaatgtagatttttttttttagctgagcCAACTTTATCtataagcactttaaaaacagcacagctgaccaaagtgctgtacaaaaatGAACATACAtgataaacacataaaataggTTGCAATCACCTAGAGTACAATACAACCTAAAACACGCAAGAATATTTTAAGTAACTTAAGtaaaacataatataaaacacttaaaatatgtaacaaaacaggaataaaatCAATAAGGTGAGCTCTGTCATATGTCAAAAGTTAATGAGAAAAGATGGATTTtcagagcagatttaaaaatggaGAGTGAAGAGGCCTGTCTGATATGTAACGGCAGCAGGTTCCACAGCATTGGCGTTGCCACAGAAAAAGCTCTGTCCCCTCTTAGCTTCTGCAATTTCCTCGGCACATCCAGGAGAAGCTAAACTGAACCGGCAACCAGTGCGATGAGGCTAAAACAGGAGTTGTGTGCCCTCTCTTTCATGTTCAAGTTAGAAGGCGAGCAGCTGTATTCTGCACCAGCTGGAGTCAAGACAGGGTTGTCTGTGATACACCATAATGCAGAGAGTTGCAGTAATAGAAGCGTGCTGTGATTAAAGCATGGATTATAATGTCAAAGtccagttttaaaataatatgtttCACCTTTGTCAGTTGTCTCgattgattaaaaactggatttcaccactgcactgaactgcctGTCAAGATTAAAATCACTGTTCATGTTTACCCCAAGATTGGCGATAGAGGGTTTTATATGCTGATCCAGAGGGTCAAGCTCTAGTTGACAACCCACTGGAGACCCCAGGACTAAAACACAAAACCTCTATCTTTTTGTGATTCAATTTATGGAAGTTAAGAGTCGCCCATGCAATATTGTGcatgtataataaaataaaatgcagtagCTTAAACTAGAAAGCAGAGGGGTCACAATCTAAGCAACATTTTATGCAATAGTAAGATCTGTTCAGTAACTTTCAGGGCACATTTCTCATAACTACTGATAAAAACATGATAGAATTGAGTTATTGAGTAAATATTTACAGTTGCTCTACAATTTGCAGGCTATATAATTCACTACAAAGTAAAACTAATTCATAAAATACAGTGCCTCGCAAAAGTGGCTTGTTTCATAATTTGTTGTCTCACAACCTGGACTTAAAATGGACTGCTTGAGAGTCTGCTTGAAAGTGTGCAtcatttaatttacagaacatgcctaaAGCTTGCAAGACATAACATTTTTAATGTGAAGTAAACAacaaataggataaaaataacagaaaacaccCAAAAATCAGTATTTTGTAGAGCCATATGTACcagcagttacagctgcaaatgCCTCTGGATGAGTCTGTATGAGCGCGTCACATCTTGCTACtgggatttttgcccattctttaaGGCAAAACTGCTtacgtgccttttggcaaactcagaGTGTTCCTTTTTCTTAacactaagatttttttttttttttctggccactcttccataaagcccagctctatggagtgtGTAGCTGATTGTGGTCCTGGGGACAGATACTTCAGTCGCTACTGTGGACCTGTTTTATACTGACAGGTCAGGTGACACTTAGAtcgcacacaggtggacttcattcCACTAATTATGAGACTTTTGAAGGTAGCTGGTTGCATCAGAACTATTTAGGGGCTTCATAACAAAGTGGGTGGAGACATTCATgccaattttctgtttttttattttctttattcttttctgcagataattataatttttactTCACCAAATAGACCAATTTGTTTGGATCCATTGCAcaactaagataaaaaaaaaaaacattgagagtGAAGGTAGGAACGTAACAAAATAAGTAGGGTGAATACATATCCAAGGAAGTGTACAAAGTGTTGCATTactacattttattaatttatccaACCTGTGGTCTAATCTTTATGCTTCACGAGTTACTACTGCAAACAGTCTAAAAGTCCACAGGtctaacattaaagtagcatgAAAAAGCTGGGCTTTTTGGACATGTTCATATATGAATAAACTATGCCCTCGATCTTAATTTGGTTAAACTACACTATTCCCTCTTCCTGCATTGTAGAAACGTTGCAACTTTATTAGCTTAGCTCTTAGTTGCCGTAGGGTGCATGAACACTACAATATGTATATAATTGAATACATAGGGAAAACCACTTAACTTACCATCATTGCTGGACGTGAAATGCACTCAGAAGAGCAGCTCGGACACCTGCCGTGGCTCGATCAGTCTCTCCTGCCTGGCGCTCCCAGGCAGCCATGTTGCGCTGGTTATTCAGAGCCCTTCCTGCTGCCAGATCTTATCAGATAAACAATTGATCaccctgaaaaaaataaataaataaataatgaataataaaaaaagttgactTTACAACTGTTACCAAACCGAAAACAAGTGCTCACGTATTCTTGCAAACGTGCCCATTGAAAGCCAGCCAGTAGGCTCTCAGGACGAAAGGAAGTGAGCGCAATTGGTCAAATCGTGTTGTGGGCGTGGCCACAACTTAAGGTCCTTCAAGGGGCCCAATAAAAGCATTTTCCCGAGACGTTTAGGTcacacttttatatttaattaacagttatatttaaaattcagatttagatttaacataCATATAATATTTGAGTTACTTTTAGATTCattgtttagatttaaatttaacatttaaaaatagatttaacatataaattaaatattcaatATTTAGAGTAGATGAACAGGTCTGAAATGTAAATCTGCAGGTATGTGGCGATTTTTAGacagtttaaattttaaatgtgaTGAAAGTGTGCTAAATGTACGAAACTTGCtcttgtttttcatattttattatttaatttaatttgaaataaataaagtattataaaattagtattttattaaatagtCGTTTAAATACATTCTTGGTGTGTTTGtaactattatttatttatttatttattttgctaattTGTTTTATCAAGACATGTCTCTTGTACATTAGATCTTTTATCTGAATCAgatgcatttttatatatatattttttgcattatATTTTACACTCTTCACACCCCATCTTCATCTTCTACCTGAATGGAATGTTAGATGGGAAATGTTCTCTTTTATTATAGAAAGGCTAATATTATTTAGATGCGTTCATACGGTAGTCGCATGATGTTGTCATCGTTTGATCTGTCTGTACATATTTGTCCAAATTTTGAGACCTGCAGTTCAGTCTATTGAACAGTGAAAGACGCTGTTTACCATCAAGTTGCTGGTGAAGCTTTTTATCCTCTCCCATACGTCAGCATGCTGCGTTATGAGGCAGAGAGTCGCAGAGTTGACTGGCAGGAAAAAAGCAGGAGGCAGGATCGCACAAAGAGATCCCTTTGTTCTGcgtcttctttcttctttagTTCATTCTTACCGATGGGATCTTATCATTTTCACTTCTCAAACCTGACAGCAGAGTAAGAAGAGGAAGGATTTCTgatttttctacatttctttCTGTCGGTTTGCACGATGAAATGGCAAgtgctgttgtttttctctctgctccgTCTCGGTGTTTTGCGCGGCCAGGTCAGCTACTCCGTTCCTGAGGAGATGAAAAGGGGCTCGGTGATTGGTAACATAGCGCACGATTTAGGTTTAGGGGTGGCCCGAATGAAGTCCGGGAAAGCCAGAATTTATTCTGGTAACAACGAGGAGTACGTGGAGCTGAATCGGGAAAAAGGGGCGCTAATTATTAAGGACCGAATAGACAGAGAAGCGCTGTGCGGTCAAACAGTACCGTGCGCACTGCATTTTCAAATGATCCTTGAAAACCCAATGGAGTTTTACACGGTGACTGTGGAGATTACCGATATAAATGACAATCCTCCTACATTTGAGAGAGGGGAAATTAAATATGAGATCAGTGAATCAGCTTTAACTGGAGCTCGGTTTGTCCTGGAAAAAGCCATCGACGATGACGTCGGATTGAATGGTTTAAGCAGTTACACCCTTAAACCGAGCGATAATTTTGCTCTGAAAACGACCAGCCGGGTGGATGGCACTAAACATGTAGAGATGGTTTTACAGAAGCCTCTGGACCGAGAGAAAAATGAACATTTGTCTTTAATTTTAACCGCGCTGGATGGGGGTGAACCACAGCTCAGCGGAACAATGCAGATTATCATAACCGTGTTAGATGTAAATGACAATCCACCTGTTTGTTCTAAACCCGAATATAAAGCCAGCGTCGCAGAAAACGCCCCTGCTGGCACGGTAATAACCACGGTAAAGGCTAGTGACAGAGATAAAGGAAATAATGGAAAGATAATATACACAATTCCCAAATCAGCAGCTGCAAATCTCTTTCAGATTAACTCGGACGATGGAGTGTTGATGCTGAAGGGAAATATAGACTTTGAAAAAAGGAGAATATACGAGTTAGACGTCCAGGTCTCAGATCAGGGAGGATTGTCAGACGCCTGTAAAGTGATAGTAGATGTGACAGACGTAAATGATAACGCTCCTTCCATTAATGTGATGTCTAAATCAAACGCACTGTCTGAAAATGTAGGACCAGGGACAGTTGTAACTATGCTGAATATACAAGATCTGGATTCAAATGAAAATGGTAGAGTGATGTGTGCTTTGAGTGAAAATGCTGCTTTTAGTATTAAATCATCCACCAATAATTTCTTTACTGTTGTGACAGAAGGCGAATTAGATAGAGAAAGAGCCTCTGAGTATAACATCACAGTGACCTGCTCTGATGAAGGAGTCCCCTCCCTCTCCAGCAGCGTCACTCTCACCTTGCAGATCTCTGATGTGAATGACAACGCTCCTGTCTTTGAGAGGAGCTCCTATGAGGCCTACATTGTAGAAAACAACACACCAGGTCTCTCTATATTCACAGTGAAAGCCACAGATGCTGACTGGAACCAGAATGCCCGTGTTTCTTACATACTGGAGGACTCCTCTGTTAACGGAGTACCAGTCTCCTCATATGTGTCCGTCAGTGCTGATAGCGGAGTCATCCATGCAGTGCGCTCTTTTGACTACGAGCAGATCAAAGATTTCCAGTTCCGCATCAAAGCGCAGGATGGAGGCTCTCCTCCACTCAGCAGCAACGTGACTGTGAAAATGCTGATCCAGGACCAGAACGATAACCCTCCTCAGGTTCTGTACCCGGTCCAGACTGGTGGCTCTGTGGTGGCTGAAATGGTGCCTCGTTCAGCAGATGTGGGCTACCTGGTGACTAAAGTGGTGGCTGTAGATGTGGACTCTGGACAGAACGCCTGGCTCTCCTATAAACTGCAGAAAGCCACAGACAGGGCACTGTTTGAAGTGGGCTCACAGAATGGAGAAATAAGAACAATCCGTCAGGTGACTGATAAAGATGCTGTGAAACAGAGACTGACTGTGATAGTGGAGGACAACGGGCAGCCCGCTCGTTCAGCTACAGTCATTGTTAACGTGGCGGTGGCGGACAGCTTCCCTGAAGTGCTGTCCGAGTTCACTGACTTTCCTCACGATAAGGAGTACAATGACAACCTGACATTTTACTTGGTCTTGGCTCTGGCTGTGGTCTCCTTCCTCTTCATCACGTGTCTCGTGGTTATTATATCAGTCAAGATCTACAGATGGAGACAGTCTCGCATCCTGCATCACTCCAACCTCCCTGTGATTCCATATTATCCTCCACGTTACTCAGACACTTTGGGAACAGGGACTCTGCCACATGTGTACAACTACGAGGTGTGCAGGACCACTGACTCCAGAAAGAGTGACAATAAGTTTGGAGGAGCTGGTGGTCAGAACGTGTTGATAATGGACCCCAGTTCTACAGGAACCATGCAGCGGATACAGAGTGAGAAGAGCATCCTGGATGAACCTGACTCTCCTCTAGAGGTGAGGATGTGTTAATTTATTAATAACTAATCAATGCGGCTGCTTCTGTTTTTGGATAGATGTTTGAATACTTGCATTGTGTGGGGAACCTTTGCTATCCAGCATCTGAACTGCTCCAGAGCTTTGGTGTTAAATATCGTTCATCTGCCTCCAAACATAATCCATTGCACAGACAAGTGTCACTCTTTTCcatgctttattttcatttacgGCTATATTCCAACATTTGTATATtgaatttatacatttttaccaaatattttttctttgtcatgAAATCAAGGGTGGTGCTAGAGGGGGGACGAGGGGTGCAATGTACTCCCCTGGAATCTGATCTCCCCCAGATTATTGACATGTCACAATAACACTCCGGTACAGTAGTTGCCGCTATAAAACACAAATTGTTGCAATCCAACCAACTAGAGGAAGAACTTTATAGTATATAAAAGTCAATTAGACAATAAACAAAGTATTGATCAAAAACTGAAGATTTAGGATATAATTTGAAGATTTATGCTATAATTTAAAAGATCAAATAAAGGTTTAACATAATAAGCACATTGTAAATTAACTTATGGAGTAAACTTacaaattaagataaaaatgatTATATAAAagtattatatatacatattgagggacattattttttatcacatgtctattttaataaaatgttttcttttttaatattcattttTATCAAAACCTTTTCGTTTTGATCACatattttaattgaaattactttttgtttgattggataataaaaagacaaattttctTCCATACATGCACACACTGTATATACGAAACCATCAAATACCACATTACCACTGATGTGGTGGTAAAGCACATCTCCAGTTATTTTTGCCAACCTCTAAGAAGTagtggaagagaaaaagaggagacCGGAAGAATGGAGTCTAAAAAGAATATGAGGAACAGAGGGGGAAATGAAGGAAATTGGgattataaataaagaaaaagatggaaaaaaataattttctaaacAGACctgtaacttttcttttttttctttgccccCTCCTCGGGGTCTTGTGAGTGCTAAATTTGACTGAGTGGAACTGTGTGCATGTTGGCTCACTACAGTTTAAGCCCAACTGGTGCCCCCAAAATTCCAAAAACGCCTAAAAAAATACCCAAATCAAATTAGATGCTGCTCTTAAACCCTTCCGAGTAGAGGCAAGAGCTTGGTGTCTCTGTAAAGGCAACACATTAAAAGTTTAATCTATGAAGGTATGGTGTTCTGGTAACCAGtttttagttattgaagttggaCAAataggcgttttttttttcttttttttttgctcttatttctttcttcgaCATGCAGCTGCAAGCTGATGCAAGGAGATTCTAGCTGAAAAATAAGGGAGCCAAAAGAGAAGTATTTTGTGTGACAGGTTCAAATTCGaatgtaatgtaaaaaatgACTATTCtagactttttttctgaaggtATGTCTTGACGCTCTCCAAAACCTTTCTGATtagtaatcagaaaaaaaaaatcattgtcaCTCCTTTGACAGATACAGCCACATCTTCTGTTGCTAATCGGGTCTTCCCAGAagctttacacacatttcctGGTGAAAATGTACGTCTAAGACCAAAAGCTGGCTTATACGCACACGGATGCACAGATAGCGCAGCAACCGGATGAGCTTTACGCACGCTGTTGTTATGAAGTTTTAAGTGCCCGCCCCACAAGCGatacactgcatgaaaagtgagattttcgtccccgtaaactaccgcagatctccctaattttcggcagttaacgacaatttgcaacccgtgcTTGTCGCCgttttcagtgccacaaattgtcggaaccggactctgacgtatgtggagagcgatcagctgcactaatggccctaattagcatatgaatgcagcgaacccgcgcggctggccaggtctggcttgaataacctactcagtattggctgaaaccactattttttaaataagtaaaatcgctcctgattggcagcaaaaccacacgtggccagggcAGGCCAGAATGTtcttactcagtattggctgaaaccattattttcaaactagtaaaatcactcgtgattggttggtttatatatatatatatatatatatatatatatatatatatatatatatatatatatatatatatatagctgtaTATTTATGTTATcttatgtaggctactacactatcaTTAGGCTACcttcaaggacatgaatgaatttatacaggaaattaacatttgccaggaagatgtttatgcaaagaaagagctttattaaaaaaaacacacacacacacaactatatacaactCGAGGATCTTCCCACACATGCGTATccaaaaaactacaactccgtgaactgtccgtgcgcctcctcggggttgtaggcaactgctggcggcgttctttccgagggaggtccgatgtgcagacgcctgcTGTGCATGGCtttgtacttcggcgtcgcctctaaccgggactgcagcttcacacagagttcagagagatccggcctacgaaatgacggcggtacaatccatccagagaccctGCCAACGACGCCATCTTCCTCGTCAGACATGAGGTCGACGGTGGCGGACATCCAGAGTTCCACTTCCTCATCAGCTAGCACGCTCTGCCTCGATTCCTgcagctgtaaaaacaaaacaatgaatcagtattatgcgatgggatgcactgcgtatggacacaacacatctatcaatgcacctgaaaaatagtcaccaaataaagtcttaccctctttcttctcgctcgactccgagctgaatTCTTGGCAGCTTCCGCCCGCATTGAGTTCTCTGGCTGCGTATATCTGAAgctcctgcgtaccgtctcgtaatacgtcttacaggcggctggaaaacaaataaatgagagtggtatgaataaaaaccaaacgcaagtaacattaaaaacaagggagaaacagtaaaacaagtcccttacacacaatgtcgtctttaACAATATAGTGTAAATCGAGGCTTGCAGTTATTGCTCCGAGCAGATAGGAGGTAACTGCCTCATTATGAGGCGTgcttagtctgtgaaaacaaaatgtacagttatgatcggtatctatccgtatctatttccttttatcgcagaatgaaagcatattctttaaatcttacccttgcgccggttcatagcgcctgcaatttgtctccgagttgtgaagacggcgtactgtaaatcacaaaaaatacaccCTTAGCTTTGGGTTAtggctaggctacttttagcttagctagcagtcaaATATATTCTTACCGCAAGCTTTTGTGCAtccgtcttctcttcttggagttagtctctcccgcacagttcctcgactgcagagccgccatcttgtcctctatggacagcaacctggagtttaccgaattctgcagttgaGTGAACCTCTCATTCATGTCGGCAGTATGTTGAGTAAGCTGacgagacagtc
It encodes:
- the LOC118559355 gene encoding protocadherin beta-16-like, with translation MKWQVLLFFSLLRLGVLRGQVSYSVPEEMKRGSVIGNIAHDLGLGVARMKSGKARIYSGNNEEYVELNREKGALIIKDRIDREALCGQTVPCALHFQMILENPMEFYTVTVEITDINDNPPTFERGEIKYEISESALTGARFVLEKAIDDDVGLNGLSSYTLKPSDNFALKTTSRVDGTKHVEMVLQKPLDREKNEHLSLILTALDGGEPQLSGTMQIIITVLDVNDNPPVCSKPEYKASVAENAPAGTVITTVKASDRDKGNNGKIIYTIPKSAAANLFQINSDDGVLMLKGNIDFEKRRIYELDVQVSDQGGLSDACKVIVDVTDVNDNAPSINVMSKSNALSENVGPGTVVTMLNIQDLDSNENGRVMCALSENAAFSIKSSTNNFFTVVTEGELDRERASEYNITVTCSDEGVPSLSSSVTLTLQISDVNDNAPVFERSSYEAYIVENNTPGLSIFTVKATDADWNQNARVSYILEDSSVNGVPVSSYVSVSADSGVIHAVRSFDYEQIKDFQFRIKAQDGGSPPLSSNVTVKMLIQDQNDNPPQVLYPVQTGGSVVAEMVPRSADVGYLVTKVVAVDVDSGQNAWLSYKLQKATDRALFEVGSQNGEIRTIRQVTDKDAVKQRLTVIVEDNGQPARSATVIVNVAVADSFPEVLSEFTDFPHDKEYNDNLTFYLVLALAVVSFLFITCLVVIISVKIYRWRQSRILHHSNLPVIPYYPPRYSDTLGTGTLPHVYNYEVCRTTDSRKSDNKFGGAGGQNVLIMDPSSTGTMQRIQSEKSILDEPDSPLEVRMC
- the LOC118559357 gene encoding uncharacterized protein C14orf93-like isoform X2, yielding MRAEAAKNSARSRARRKRLQESRQSVLADEEVELWMSATVDLMSDEEDGVVGRVSGWIVPPSFRRPDLSELCVKLQSRLEATPKYKAMHSRRLHIGPPSERTPPAVAYNPEEAHGQFTEL
- the LOC118559357 gene encoding uncharacterized protein C14orf93-like isoform X1, encoding MNRRKAACKTYYETVRRSFRYTQPENSMRAEAAKNSARSRARRKRLQESRQSVLADEEVELWMSATVDLMSDEEDGVVGRVSGWIVPPSFRRPDLSELCVKLQSRLEATPKYKAMHSRRLHIGPPSERTPPAVAYNPEEAHGQFTEL